A single Curtobacterium sp. MCSS17_015 DNA region contains:
- a CDS encoding signal peptidase I: MTAISSGTRSGGASQPRHAARPAVRRVTTGVPALLRAVGLGLSTGLVLLVAALAVVLVVVPKATGSVPLSVLTQSMEPTLPAGTLVVVRPVAPEDIRVGDVVTYQLVSGRPEVVTHRVVAIGASSDGSRTFVFRGDANAEADADPVIPAQVRGEVWYSVPGLGAVNQVVNGSRTWLLPTLAGLFLAYGVVMISTGTVSAMRRRRRRAERRRAGRDHVARDGHTAETASRAG, translated from the coding sequence ATGACCGCGATCAGCAGCGGCACCCGGTCGGGAGGCGCGTCCCAGCCCCGCCACGCCGCCCGCCCCGCCGTCCGTCGCGTCACGACCGGGGTCCCGGCGCTCCTCCGCGCGGTCGGACTCGGTCTGAGCACCGGGCTGGTCCTGCTCGTGGCGGCGTTGGCCGTCGTACTCGTGGTGGTCCCGAAGGCCACCGGCTCGGTGCCGCTCTCCGTGCTGACGCAGTCGATGGAGCCGACCCTGCCGGCGGGGACGCTCGTCGTCGTCCGTCCGGTTGCACCCGAGGACATCCGGGTCGGGGACGTCGTCACCTACCAGCTCGTCTCCGGGCGGCCGGAGGTGGTCACCCACCGGGTCGTCGCGATCGGTGCGTCCTCGGACGGCTCCCGGACGTTCGTGTTCCGCGGCGACGCGAACGCCGAGGCCGACGCCGACCCCGTGATCCCGGCGCAGGTCCGCGGCGAGGTCTGGTACAGCGTGCCCGGGCTCGGCGCGGTCAACCAGGTGGTGAACGGGTCCCGGACCTGGCTGCTGCCGACACTCGCTGGCCTGTTTCTCGCCTACGGCGTCGTGATGATCAGCACCGGGACGGTCTCCGCCATGCGTCGGCGTCGGCGCCGGGCGGAACGTCGCCGGGCGGGCCGTGACCACGTCGCCCGCGACGGTCACACGGCGGAGACGGCCTCCCGCGCAGGGTGA
- a CDS encoding UDP-N-acetylmuramoyl-L-alanyl-D-glutamate--2,6-diaminopimelate ligase has protein sequence MPHAFDPERPRRVALADVAAAAGAGPLTGTAARTVVTGAAVATEDLRPGWLFVAVPGRRGHGSQHVETARAAGAVAVLTDDAGARDAVLAGLPTLVVPDPRAVLGAVARVVSGGADLGFPLFGVTGTNGKTSTVSVLDAVMQRLGWTTAMTSTAERRIADEVVASRLTTPEATELHAFLACARERRVDGAAVEVSAQGLTRHRVDGVWFDVAGFTNLSHDHLDDYADMDDYLRAKVQLFQPDRAGRGVVSLDSAAGRAVVRASGIPVETVTSDPGTSADWRVTVLEQRPDGTRFRIYGPGVHVTTEVPLLGRHMAANVGLAVAMLRAGGVPADDLVAAVDGGLDVVVPGRMADASSVTGPRVFVDFAHTPDAFAKSLAAIRAFASGPVAIVLGADGDRDPSKRGPMGAVAATMADLVVVADHHPRFEDPDAIRAAVLDGARRSGGTVTVVELADPAQAIRHALAAVGEDGVVYWAGPGLTDYRDVRGVHVPYSSFRDAQAALAEAGHPAREAVSAV, from the coding sequence GTGCCGCACGCCTTCGACCCCGAGCGCCCCCGGCGGGTCGCGCTGGCCGACGTCGCGGCGGCAGCCGGCGCGGGGCCGCTGACCGGGACTGCCGCACGGACCGTCGTCACGGGCGCCGCGGTCGCCACCGAGGACCTCCGCCCCGGGTGGCTCTTCGTCGCCGTGCCCGGCCGTCGTGGTCACGGTTCCCAGCACGTCGAGACCGCCCGGGCTGCCGGCGCGGTGGCGGTCCTCACGGACGACGCCGGGGCGCGCGACGCTGTGCTCGCGGGACTGCCGACCCTCGTCGTCCCGGACCCGCGCGCGGTCCTCGGTGCGGTCGCCCGGGTGGTCTCCGGCGGCGCCGACCTCGGGTTCCCGCTGTTCGGTGTCACCGGGACCAACGGCAAGACCTCCACCGTCTCGGTCCTCGACGCGGTCATGCAGCGCCTCGGATGGACCACCGCCATGACCTCCACCGCCGAACGCCGGATCGCCGACGAGGTCGTCGCGAGCCGGTTGACGACGCCGGAGGCCACGGAACTCCACGCGTTCCTCGCGTGTGCCCGCGAACGCCGCGTCGACGGAGCCGCGGTCGAGGTCAGTGCACAGGGGCTCACGCGCCACCGCGTCGACGGCGTGTGGTTCGACGTCGCCGGGTTCACGAACCTCAGCCACGACCACCTCGACGACTACGCGGACATGGACGACTACCTCCGCGCGAAGGTGCAGTTGTTCCAACCCGACCGGGCCGGACGCGGCGTCGTGTCGCTCGACTCTGCCGCCGGTCGCGCCGTCGTCCGGGCGAGCGGGATCCCGGTCGAGACGGTCACGAGCGACCCGGGCACGTCCGCGGACTGGCGGGTCACGGTCCTGGAACAACGCCCCGACGGCACCCGCTTCCGCATATACGGCCCGGGCGTGCACGTGACGACCGAAGTGCCGTTGCTCGGCCGGCACATGGCGGCGAACGTCGGGCTGGCGGTCGCGATGCTCCGTGCCGGTGGTGTCCCCGCGGACGACCTCGTCGCGGCGGTCGACGGCGGGCTCGACGTCGTCGTGCCGGGGCGGATGGCCGACGCGTCGAGTGTGACGGGCCCGCGCGTGTTCGTCGACTTCGCGCACACCCCCGACGCGTTCGCGAAGAGCCTCGCGGCGATCCGTGCGTTCGCCAGCGGCCCGGTGGCGATCGTTCTCGGCGCGGACGGCGACCGCGACCCGAGCAAGCGCGGTCCCATGGGCGCGGTGGCGGCGACGATGGCGGACCTCGTGGTCGTCGCCGACCACCATCCGCGGTTCGAGGACCCGGACGCCATCCGGGCCGCGGTCCTGGACGGTGCCCGGCGGTCCGGGGGGACGGTGACCGTCGTGGAACTGGCGGACCCGGCGCAGGCGATCCGCCACGCCCTCGCCGCGGTGGGGGAGGACGGTGTCGTGTACTGGGCCGGTCCGGGGCTGACCGACTACCGGGACGTCCGCGGCGTCCACGTGCCGTACTCGTCCTTCCGGGACGCACAGGCCGCGCTCGCGGAGGCCGGTCACCCTGCGCGGGAGGCCGTCTCCGCCGTGTGA
- a CDS encoding ABC transporter permease, translating to MSRLGTVVRFEFVRAVKKPAFWIGTLALPLVVIVVSLLVGVGQAAGTDSAVSSGSAAKTPFHYVDHSGLVSRTVAAKWGGSPSEDPAADRAAVRSGHLDAFIEFPAKPSTSPVTVLGADRGLFANNGYSALAGRVLEQSVAAQVDDAEAVRILRSPPSADVTTYADGQIAPGWLSIVPPLLYVAAFFGLVVLLAARMVTVVVEEKENRISEMILTTVTAGTLIRGKVIAMLLVGLVQVGVFLVPGLLSLAVVLPLVAGRVGSVALDPWRMVAGALLLAGGVLLASALFVAVGASVPTIKDASTLQSAALFAVIIPLYAAFFVMTTPSSPIAAFFTYFPTFTPVTAMVRNAVGSLSVVETVVCIVEVFAVAVALLWFSEYLFRHSVAQYGSKVTLRQVAGWRRSRTVARSR from the coding sequence GTGAGCCGGCTCGGCACCGTCGTCCGGTTCGAGTTCGTCCGAGCGGTCAAGAAGCCCGCGTTCTGGATCGGGACGCTCGCCCTCCCCCTCGTCGTCATCGTCGTCTCGCTGCTCGTCGGCGTCGGGCAGGCGGCGGGGACGGACTCGGCGGTCTCGAGCGGGTCGGCGGCCAAGACGCCGTTCCACTACGTCGACCACTCGGGACTGGTGTCGCGGACGGTCGCGGCGAAGTGGGGCGGGTCCCCGTCCGAAGACCCGGCGGCCGACCGGGCAGCGGTGCGCTCCGGGCACCTCGACGCGTTCATCGAGTTCCCCGCGAAGCCGTCCACGTCACCGGTCACCGTCCTCGGCGCCGACCGCGGATTGTTCGCGAACAACGGCTACTCGGCGCTCGCGGGACGGGTGCTCGAGCAGAGCGTCGCCGCACAGGTCGACGACGCCGAGGCCGTCCGGATCCTGCGTTCCCCACCCTCCGCCGACGTCACCACGTACGCCGACGGGCAGATCGCCCCCGGGTGGCTGTCGATCGTGCCGCCGCTGCTGTACGTCGCCGCGTTCTTCGGGCTCGTCGTCCTGCTCGCCGCCCGGATGGTGACCGTCGTGGTCGAGGAGAAGGAGAACCGCATCTCCGAGATGATCCTGACGACCGTCACCGCCGGCACGCTCATCCGCGGCAAGGTCATCGCGATGCTCCTGGTCGGACTCGTGCAGGTCGGCGTATTCCTGGTGCCGGGGCTCCTCTCGCTGGCCGTGGTGCTGCCCCTCGTCGCCGGGCGGGTCGGCAGCGTCGCGCTCGATCCGTGGCGGATGGTCGCCGGCGCGCTGCTCCTGGCCGGTGGGGTGCTGCTCGCTTCCGCACTGTTCGTCGCCGTCGGCGCCTCGGTCCCCACGATCAAGGACGCGTCGACGCTGCAGTCCGCGGCGCTCTTCGCGGTGATCATCCCGCTGTACGCCGCGTTCTTCGTCATGACGACACCCTCGTCGCCGATCGCCGCGTTCTTCACGTACTTCCCGACGTTCACCCCCGTGACGGCGATGGTGCGGAACGCGGTCGGGTCGCTGTCGGTCGTCGAGACGGTGGTCTGCATCGTCGAGGTGTTCGCGGTGGCCGTCGCCCTGCTGTGGTTCTCCGAGTACCTGTTCCGGCACTCGGTCGCACAGTACGGGTCGAAGGTGACACTCAGGCAGGTCGCCGGGTGGCGGCGGTCCCGCACGGTGGCGCGCTCCCGCTGA
- a CDS encoding ATP-binding cassette domain-containing protein, with product MAGAGISVRDFVMRFGDRNVVDGLTFDIAPGETFGLLGSNGSGKTTTIRALLGITAPTAGTLTIDGEPYRPATGGIGYLPEERGLYRKETVIDVMTYFAALRGMPRGPATRWSSDYLERVGLADKAKVRIDRLSGGQQQKVQLGITIMDRPRLLILDEPTKGLDPVNRRLLLDLVDERKADGATVVLVTHHMDEVERLCDRILLLRDGVAAAYGTIPEVQDAFGGAVAEVGLTGPVPPSDRYRLVRHEGHVAHLVPTAAAARDGSDILAELVGAGVHVTGFAMRRIPLDEIFVQLYGHDAGSDAARADRRQGAAVAAAGATR from the coding sequence GTGGCCGGAGCAGGCATCAGCGTGCGGGACTTCGTCATGCGGTTCGGGGACCGGAACGTCGTGGACGGACTGACGTTCGACATCGCCCCCGGTGAGACGTTCGGGCTGCTCGGCAGCAACGGCTCCGGCAAGACCACGACGATCCGCGCCCTGCTCGGCATCACGGCACCGACAGCGGGCACGCTCACGATCGACGGCGAGCCGTACCGGCCGGCCACGGGCGGCATCGGGTACTTGCCGGAGGAGCGCGGGCTCTACCGCAAGGAGACCGTCATCGACGTGATGACGTACTTCGCGGCGCTCCGCGGGATGCCCAGGGGTCCGGCGACGCGCTGGTCGAGCGACTACCTGGAGCGCGTCGGGCTGGCGGACAAGGCCAAGGTCCGCATCGACAGGCTCTCCGGCGGCCAGCAGCAGAAGGTGCAGCTCGGCATCACGATCATGGACCGGCCGCGGCTGCTCATCCTCGACGAACCGACGAAGGGCCTCGACCCGGTGAACCGGCGGCTGCTCCTCGACCTCGTCGACGAGCGCAAGGCCGACGGCGCGACCGTCGTCCTCGTCACCCACCACATGGACGAGGTCGAGCGGCTGTGCGACCGGATCCTGCTCCTCAGGGACGGCGTCGCGGCCGCGTACGGCACGATCCCCGAGGTGCAGGACGCCTTCGGCGGCGCGGTCGCGGAGGTCGGTCTGACCGGCCCCGTCCCACCGTCCGACCGCTACCGGCTCGTCCGGCACGAGGGGCACGTCGCGCACCTCGTGCCCACGGCTGCCGCCGCCCGCGACGGGTCCGACATCCTCGCCGAGCTCGTCGGCGCCGGGGTGCACGTCACCGGGTTCGCGATGCGGCGCATCCCCCTCGACGAGATCTTCGTCCAGCTCTACGGGCACGACGCGGGGAGCGACGCCGCCCGGGCCGACCGACGCCAGGGCGCCGCGGTGGCAGCGGCCGGAGCGACGCGGTGA
- a CDS encoding TasA family protein, whose protein sequence is MTRTTPTTGRHRAPRRRHRVRALGAALVATVTVTAAVVSSGSTYALWNSSAETDAVTIRSGTATLAVTAMSVGDAAPLAPGTSTTGTFTVRNTGTVPLSIRLALTGTKVAYSPSVPAAAVLDELTVRLAAVARASDCRAGLGGYSARPTTFDTGSGYYTLPVGVTGTACVEVVLDADAPQTVSGAVTDFTLTVTGTQVAA, encoded by the coding sequence ATGACGAGGACCACACCGACGACGGGACGCCACCGCGCGCCCCGTCGTCGGCACCGGGTCCGGGCGCTCGGCGCCGCACTCGTCGCGACCGTGACCGTGACCGCCGCCGTGGTGAGCAGCGGGAGCACGTACGCCCTGTGGAACAGCTCCGCCGAGACCGACGCTGTCACGATCCGGTCGGGCACGGCGACCCTCGCCGTCACGGCGATGAGCGTCGGGGACGCGGCACCGCTCGCGCCGGGGACGAGCACGACGGGGACGTTCACGGTCCGGAACACCGGCACGGTCCCGCTCTCCATCCGGCTCGCGTTGACCGGGACGAAGGTCGCTTACAGCCCGTCGGTCCCGGCCGCCGCCGTGCTCGACGAGCTCACCGTGCGTCTCGCCGCGGTGGCGCGGGCTTCCGACTGCCGGGCCGGGCTCGGCGGCTACAGCGCCCGGCCGACCACGTTCGACACCGGGAGCGGCTACTACACGCTGCCGGTCGGGGTCACGGGCACGGCCTGCGTCGAGGTGGTCCTCGACGCGGACGCGCCGCAGACCGTCTCCGGTGCCGTGACCGACTTCACCCTGACGGTGACGGGGACGCAGGTGGCGGCGTGA
- the pnuC gene encoding nicotinamide riboside transporter PnuC produces the protein MGFVRWLFDAQLVIGDQTVLWREVIGNAFGLLSALGGMRRKVWAWPVGIAGNALLFTVFMGSLFDTPNPVNLLGQAGRQVMFILVSVYGWYRWTHRADDTARVLEPRWASWRSRALLVVGLVGGTALLTPVFRALGSYEPVWSDAWIFVGSLLATYGMAKGWVEFWLIWVAVDLVGVPLLFSAGYYASGLMYVVYGAFTLAGFFVWMQQRRRPSAAPVTVG, from the coding sequence ATGGGCTTCGTGCGGTGGTTGTTCGACGCACAACTCGTCATCGGTGACCAGACGGTGCTGTGGCGTGAGGTGATCGGCAACGCGTTCGGCCTGCTCAGCGCCCTCGGCGGCATGCGTCGCAAGGTGTGGGCCTGGCCGGTCGGGATCGCCGGCAACGCCCTCCTCTTCACGGTCTTCATGGGGTCGCTCTTCGACACCCCGAACCCGGTCAACCTGCTCGGTCAGGCCGGTCGGCAGGTCATGTTCATCCTCGTCAGCGTGTACGGCTGGTACCGGTGGACGCACCGCGCAGACGACACGGCGCGGGTACTCGAGCCGCGATGGGCGTCCTGGCGGTCCCGGGCCCTGCTCGTCGTCGGGCTGGTCGGCGGCACGGCCCTGCTGACGCCCGTGTTCCGGGCGCTCGGCTCGTACGAGCCGGTGTGGAGCGACGCCTGGATCTTCGTCGGGTCCCTCCTCGCCACCTACGGCATGGCGAAGGGCTGGGTGGAGTTCTGGCTCATCTGGGTGGCCGTCGACCTGGTCGGCGTGCCCCTGCTGTTCTCGGCCGGGTACTACGCCTCGGGCCTGATGTACGTCGTCTACGGCGCGTTCACGCTCGCCGGGTTCTTCGTCTGGATGCAACAGCGCCGCAGGCCGTCGGCGGCACCGGTCACCGTCGGCTGA
- a CDS encoding GNAT family N-acetyltransferase, translating into MGSINDASADRYELREFHPGTDDQGAPDSRTKPWMDAVGLGFHEPTETDEAAARMAAHMIADQETFLGVYVRQPAPGSVDETWPAGTFTWFRKALSWGDGTAIDTQAVSAVTVRPTERRRGILRRMMTHALERGVAEGYAMASLTASEGTIYRRFGFGCAIRERAVRVRRARALPFLAPTTGTVAVVPPQWLADGVGEEVFARFHARTPGSMVRNTGTWPIVFGEIGRDGQKAKDVRAAVHRPDGSDEVDGYVTWRVVEGKTGEDTRVEVVDLVYVTDEAYLSLWEFLLSIDLNDVVVYDRSRLDDPIVAAVADNRAFDVDHEEDHVWLRVLDVAAVLESRPYAVDGTLTLAVTDALGHASGTYRLDVREARGTVTRLADDADAAGSDIALDVADLGAVLIGSVSPQTLAAAGLLLAADEAAPTLLRSMLTPPRTPHGITYF; encoded by the coding sequence GTGGGATCGATCAACGACGCGTCCGCCGACCGCTACGAGCTCCGGGAGTTCCACCCGGGGACCGACGACCAGGGAGCTCCGGACAGCAGGACGAAGCCGTGGATGGACGCCGTCGGCCTCGGCTTCCACGAGCCGACCGAGACCGACGAAGCGGCAGCCCGCATGGCGGCGCACATGATCGCCGACCAGGAGACCTTCCTCGGGGTGTACGTCCGACAGCCAGCGCCGGGGTCGGTCGACGAGACCTGGCCCGCCGGCACGTTCACGTGGTTCCGGAAGGCACTCAGCTGGGGCGACGGGACCGCGATCGACACACAGGCGGTGTCCGCGGTGACCGTCCGCCCGACCGAGCGTCGGCGCGGGATCCTCCGGCGGATGATGACGCACGCGCTCGAGCGCGGTGTCGCCGAGGGGTACGCGATGGCGTCCCTCACGGCGTCCGAGGGCACGATCTACCGCCGCTTCGGGTTCGGCTGCGCCATCCGCGAGCGTGCGGTCCGTGTCCGCCGCGCCCGCGCGCTCCCCTTCCTCGCGCCGACCACCGGCACGGTCGCGGTGGTCCCGCCGCAGTGGCTCGCGGACGGCGTCGGCGAGGAGGTCTTCGCCCGGTTCCACGCCCGCACACCGGGCTCGATGGTCCGCAACACCGGCACGTGGCCGATCGTGTTCGGGGAGATCGGCCGCGACGGACAGAAGGCGAAGGACGTCCGCGCCGCCGTGCACCGCCCCGACGGCTCGGACGAGGTCGACGGCTACGTCACCTGGCGCGTCGTCGAGGGCAAGACCGGTGAGGACACCCGCGTCGAGGTCGTCGACCTCGTCTACGTGACCGACGAGGCCTACCTGTCGCTGTGGGAGTTCCTGCTCTCGATCGACCTGAACGACGTGGTCGTCTACGACCGCTCGCGTCTGGACGATCCGATCGTCGCCGCCGTCGCCGACAACCGCGCGTTCGACGTCGACCACGAGGAGGACCACGTCTGGCTCCGCGTCCTGGACGTCGCCGCCGTGCTCGAGTCTCGCCCGTACGCGGTCGACGGCACGCTCACGCTCGCGGTCACGGATGCGCTCGGCCATGCGTCCGGTACGTACCGGCTCGACGTCCGGGAGGCCCGTGGCACCGTCACCCGGCTGGCCGACGACGCCGACGCGGCCGGCTCCGACATCGCGCTGGACGTCGCCGACCTCGGAGCGGTGCTCATCGGGTCGGTGTCGCCGCAGACCCTGGCGGCCGCCGGGCTGCTGCTCGCCGCCGACGAGGCCGCCCCGACCCTGCTGCGGTCGATGCTGACCCCGCCGCGCACGCCGCACGGGATCACGTACTTCTGA
- a CDS encoding alternate-type signal peptide domain-containing protein, with protein sequence MHKIVTGTIASAAGVALLLGGAGSFALWNAQASSAATGVSSGTFSLTANDDGAWTDITNGRSTPIDPAEVLMVPGNTYRFTQTLVVGATGTDLRALLTYAPQSITGDQELIDASTQDLEVTSSSAALRRTSATAFEVTPSRARSTVQVVFTISLPESATTGQGGTVDVGALAFTLTQTAIGS encoded by the coding sequence ATGCACAAGATCGTGACCGGCACCATCGCGAGCGCCGCCGGGGTCGCACTCCTCCTCGGCGGAGCGGGTTCCTTCGCCCTGTGGAACGCGCAGGCCAGCAGTGCCGCGACCGGGGTGAGCTCCGGCACCTTCAGCCTGACGGCGAACGACGACGGCGCCTGGACCGACATCACGAACGGGAGGTCCACTCCCATCGACCCGGCGGAGGTGCTCATGGTCCCGGGCAACACCTACCGCTTCACGCAGACCCTCGTGGTCGGCGCGACCGGCACGGACCTCCGCGCCCTGCTCACGTACGCGCCGCAGAGCATCACCGGTGACCAGGAGCTCATCGACGCGAGCACGCAGGACCTCGAGGTCACCTCGTCGAGTGCCGCGCTCCGCAGGACCTCCGCCACGGCCTTCGAGGTCACGCCGTCCCGAGCCCGGTCGACCGTCCAGGTCGTCTTCACCATCAGCCTGCCCGAGTCCGCGACCACCGGCCAGGGCGGCACCGTGGACGTCGGCGCGCTCGCGTTCACGCTCACCCAGACCGCCATCGGTTCCTGA
- a CDS encoding carbohydrate ABC transporter permease — MSLQAPLQPTTTATGSMRSVDADRTAGGRSAGRRGRSANWPVTVVLVLCALSVLVPLYVTLTMAFKTTGQAVDGNAFSLPAPFSVDGFVQAWELTDFPRAFGISVLVAAITVAGTILLASFTAYAIARNWDRKLFRWSFFYLLAAMFLPFPVLALSQVKLTGLVGLDNPFGVAILHVMFQLSFSVLLFTAFLRSIPAELEESARIDGASTGQVFWRLVFPLLAPMSATVGIFAFLASWNDFVMPSLITSDPALQTLPVLQQMFQTQFSNNYNVSFASYLMAMAPAIIVYLITQRWVMAGVTQGAIK; from the coding sequence ATGTCCCTGCAGGCACCACTCCAGCCCACCACCACGGCGACCGGCAGCATGCGGTCGGTCGACGCCGATCGGACCGCCGGCGGCCGCAGTGCCGGTCGTCGCGGTCGGAGCGCGAACTGGCCGGTCACGGTCGTCCTCGTGCTCTGCGCGCTGTCCGTGCTCGTCCCGCTCTACGTGACGCTGACGATGGCCTTCAAGACCACCGGGCAGGCCGTCGACGGCAACGCGTTCTCGCTGCCGGCGCCGTTCAGCGTCGACGGGTTCGTGCAGGCGTGGGAGCTCACCGACTTCCCGAGGGCGTTCGGCATCTCGGTGCTCGTCGCCGCGATCACCGTCGCCGGCACGATCCTGCTCGCCTCGTTCACGGCGTACGCGATCGCCCGGAACTGGGACCGCAAGCTCTTCCGCTGGTCGTTCTTCTACCTGCTCGCGGCGATGTTCCTGCCGTTCCCGGTGCTCGCGCTGTCGCAGGTGAAGCTCACCGGACTGGTCGGACTCGACAACCCGTTCGGCGTCGCGATCCTGCACGTCATGTTCCAGCTGTCGTTCAGCGTGCTGCTCTTCACCGCGTTCCTGCGGTCGATCCCGGCCGAGCTGGAGGAGAGTGCCCGCATCGACGGTGCGAGCACGGGGCAGGTGTTCTGGCGACTCGTGTTCCCCCTGCTGGCACCGATGAGCGCCACCGTCGGCATCTTCGCGTTCCTCGCCTCGTGGAACGACTTCGTGATGCCGTCGCTGATCACCTCCGACCCGGCGCTGCAGACCCTGCCGGTGCTGCAGCAGATGTTCCAGACCCAGTTCAGCAACAACTACAACGTGTCGTTCGCCTCGTACCTGATGGCGATGGCCCCGGCGATCATCGTCTACCTGATCACCCAGCGGTGGGTCATGGCCGGCGTGACCCAGGGCGCGATCAAGTGA
- a CDS encoding glycoside hydrolase family 13 protein, with the protein MTDVLDPAVQPTTTATDETWWRQASVYQIYPRSFADADGDGIGDLRGVTAKVPYLTSLGVEAVWLSPFYPSALADGGYDVDDYRDVDPRLGTLDDFDAMVTALHDTGIRVIVDVVPNHTSDRHEWFREALASPKGSPARDRYVFRDGTGPSGQDAPADWISIFGGPAWTAVGDGQWYLHSFAKEQPDLNWANREVRDDFLTTLRFWSDRGVDGFRIDVAHGLAKDLPAGDLPTWAEVSALPKDGTHPLWDRDEVHEIYAEWRRVFEEYTPARTAVAEAWVPADRRARYASAEGLGQAFNFDLLEADFDAGSFRTIIEFNLGLAEQSGSSTTWVFSNHDVVRHATRYALPPRSGDAEHAPTTEKQGSAWLLAGGSQDDLDRDLGLRRARAATLLELALPGSAYLYQGEELGLHEVGDIPDSDRQDPAYFRNPGVDVGRDGCRVPIPWTREGSSFGFGPDGAHLPQPAWFADSSVEAEDTDPDSTLNLYRAALRLRRTLQSEEHLEWLETGRDDVLAFRRPNGWTSVTVFGDEPYRLPRGELLLASAPVADGVLTGVGTAWLRP; encoded by the coding sequence ATGACCGACGTGCTCGACCCGGCCGTGCAGCCGACGACCACCGCCACCGACGAGACCTGGTGGCGCCAGGCGAGCGTCTACCAGATCTACCCGCGGTCCTTCGCGGACGCCGACGGTGACGGCATCGGCGACCTCCGCGGCGTCACGGCCAAGGTGCCGTACCTGACGTCCCTCGGCGTCGAGGCCGTCTGGCTCAGCCCCTTCTACCCGTCCGCCCTCGCCGACGGCGGCTACGACGTGGACGACTACCGCGACGTCGACCCGCGACTCGGCACACTCGACGACTTCGACGCGATGGTCACGGCGCTGCACGACACCGGGATCAGGGTGATCGTCGACGTCGTCCCGAACCACACCAGCGACCGGCACGAGTGGTTCCGCGAAGCCCTCGCGTCCCCGAAGGGCTCGCCCGCCCGGGACCGCTACGTGTTCCGCGACGGCACCGGCCCGTCCGGGCAGGACGCCCCCGCCGACTGGATCTCCATCTTCGGTGGCCCGGCCTGGACCGCGGTCGGCGACGGCCAGTGGTACCTGCACAGCTTCGCGAAGGAGCAGCCGGACCTGAACTGGGCGAACCGGGAGGTCCGGGACGACTTCCTCACCACGCTCCGGTTCTGGTCGGACCGCGGCGTGGACGGGTTCCGCATCGACGTGGCGCACGGCCTGGCGAAGGACCTGCCCGCGGGCGACCTGCCGACGTGGGCCGAGGTCTCCGCGCTGCCGAAGGACGGCACACACCCGCTGTGGGACCGCGACGAGGTGCACGAGATCTACGCCGAGTGGCGTCGGGTGTTCGAGGAGTACACCCCGGCCCGCACGGCGGTCGCCGAGGCCTGGGTCCCCGCCGACCGACGTGCCCGCTACGCCAGCGCCGAGGGACTCGGGCAGGCCTTCAACTTCGACCTGCTCGAGGCCGACTTCGACGCCGGGTCGTTCCGGACGATCATCGAGTTCAACCTCGGACTGGCGGAGCAGTCCGGCTCGTCGACCACGTGGGTGTTCTCCAACCACGACGTCGTCCGGCACGCCACCCGCTACGCACTGCCCCCGCGCAGCGGTGACGCCGAGCACGCCCCGACCACCGAGAAGCAGGGCAGCGCGTGGCTGCTCGCCGGTGGCTCGCAGGACGACCTCGACCGTGACCTCGGCCTCCGACGTGCCCGTGCCGCGACGCTCCTCGAGCTCGCGCTGCCCGGGTCCGCCTACCTGTACCAGGGCGAGGAGCTCGGCCTGCACGAGGTCGGGGACATCCCCGACTCCGACCGCCAGGACCCGGCGTACTTCCGGAACCCGGGCGTCGACGTCGGCCGCGACGGGTGCCGCGTCCCGATCCCCTGGACCAGGGAGGGCTCCTCCTTCGGCTTCGGGCCCGATGGCGCCCACCTGCCGCAGCCGGCCTGGTTCGCCGACTCCAGCGTCGAGGCGGAGGACACCGACCCCGATTCGACCCTCAACCTGTACCGCGCAGCGCTCCGGCTCCGTCGCACGCTGCAGTCCGAGGAACACCTCGAGTGGCTCGAGACCGGGCGCGACGACGTCCTGGCCTTCCGTCGCCCGAACGGCTGGACGAGCGTGACGGTGTTCGGCGACGAGCCGTACCGGCTCCCCCGGGGTGAGCTGCTGCTCGCCAGTGCGCCGGTGGCAGACGGCGTGCTGACGGGGGTGGGTACCGCCTGGTTGCGTCCCTGA